One window of Watersipora subatra chromosome 3, tzWatSuba1.1, whole genome shotgun sequence genomic DNA carries:
- the LOC137389929 gene encoding xanthine dehydrogenase-like, producing the protein MADSSFPVFINSRQYIVNPGQLPADYTLTDYIRDNALLKGTKIMCREGGCGLCTVTMQIGDAAPKAINSCLVPINMCSGWKITTIEGLGSEKTGYHDIQKTLADNNGSQCGYCSPGMVMAMYGKMQQAPKELPEKLEGTFDGNICRCTGYRPIMYAMHQCVKDIEDIEKCKDCPSKLVETQKSSSHWTAAGGLSWHSPISLAELKTIVAKLTAVNYYLAAGHTGVGVYKQDGPFAECIDINGVSELTAIKHDTNSLDVGAAVTLTQLMSTFEELSSTPGFEYLKDAAQYIGHMANVQIRNLGSWAGNLMMKQKHHGFASDVFILLECVGASLNVCDCVNDSVVVCTPAELLDLDMKGKVIQSMSLSVKPGWSLRCYKVTSTYRNAHSLLSLAFFVKYDDSKVVSEKPSLVYAGVSDKFIHAADVENLLLNKNLFDNATLQECMTALEKVDCQDDPQFSSVEFRKSALKSVFYKAVLSIGGSHCSPEVMSGGELLARPDISTGHQEFPTDPSQYPMTQPVPKLDARKQTSGEAQYAGDLPHMAGQLHAAFAKTTVASATIDSIDVSDALKMPGVVSVLTSKDIPGVNRIRNEEIFLCEKEVFYYGQPVAIVVAETEAEAMAARGRVKVQYSGQKTPILSIDQAIKANSFHPDPSNNILTKGNTQEAMKNSDMVISGKIETGEQYPMHLESQTCLTDPKEGFYILHAATQVMGAMQTGVAALLGIKKNEVEVRVRRVGGGFGAKQARSSFSGYATALAAYHIQRPVRMHLTIEDNMEMLGRRNPLRIDYQVGVRKRDMKLLAVISNLYENCGFYTTEAMGSYCFHYVDSAYYVPSWKCSFRQCKTNQPNHCYIRAPGILSVNHFTEQMLAEVAVQLDVSPEQVKEANLYQYGQTNPFNVPITPCYTREIWTKLKETTRFDDQTVEIAKFNLANRWRKKALSLMPLKYSQGFPANWAFLVHVSINHDDASVTVIHAGVELGQGINTKAIQVAARTLGVPLDMVRVHPPSTSYNTNSSPTAGSVSSDFNCLAVKNACDMLVARMAPYKKKKMTWEELVAECQKNQVDLHATYQVTNKNAAPDAKFDFQVYDVFGAASAEVELDVLTGNIIINRMDILYDAGASYSPEIDVGQVEGAIVMALGLSFHEEIKYSTKTGQLLTNSTWSYHVPMCRDIPVDLRVSLLSHRPNKAFALRSKVVAEPPMLLAESAVTSLRKCILEVRKDQGLSTSFTADLPLTLEKLHVACGLNSANFNIS; encoded by the exons ATGGCTGACTCCAGCTTCCCTGTTTTtatcaacagtcgacaatatATTG TTAACCCTGGACAGCTGCCGGCTGACTACACACTCACTGACTACATACGAGACAATGCTCTACTCAAAGGAACCAAAATCATGTGCCGAGAGGGTGGCTGTGGCTTGTGTACTGTCACCATGCAGATTGGAGACGCAGCCCCTAAAGCAATAAACTCg TGTCTGGTGCCCATAAACATGTGCAGTGGCTGGAAGATAACAACCATAGAAGGTCTTGGCAGTGAAAAAACGGGATACCATGACATTCAAAAGACGTTGGCAGATAACAATGGGTCCCAGTGTGGCTACTGTAGTCCTGGGATGGTCATGGCTATGTATGG AAAAATGCAGCAAGCACCAAAAGAGCTGCCAGAAAAGTTGGAAGGAACATTTGATGGGAATATCTGTCGCTGCACTGGATATCGGCCTATTATGTATGCAATGCATCAGTGTGTGAAGGATATTGAG GACATCGAGAAGTGCAAGGATTGCCCTAGTAAGCTAGTGGAGACTCAGAAATCTAGCTCTCACTGGACAGCGGCTGGAGGCTTGTCATGGCATAGCCCAATATCTTTGGCAGAGCTCAAGACAATCGTTGCCAAG CTGACAGCAGTAAATTACTACTTGGCAGCAGGCCACACTGGTGTTGGGGTGTACAAACAAGATGGACCATTTGCTGAATGCATAGACATCAATGGAGTTTCTGAGTTGACTGCTATAAAACAT GATACCAACTCACTAGATGTTGGAGCAGCTGTGACACTGACTCAACTCATGAGCACATttgaggagttgtcttctacccCTGGCTTTGAATACCTCAAGGATGCAGCTCAATATATTGGTCATATGGCCAATGTTCAGATACGTAAT CTGGGAAGTTGGGCAGGAAATCTGATGATGAAGCAGAAACACCATGGATTTGCGTCTGATGTATTTATCCTCCTCGAGTGTGTTGGAGCCAGTCTGAATGTGT GTGATTGTGTGAATGATTCGGTGGTAGTTTGTACACCAGCGGAGCTGCTTGACCTTGACATGAAAGGGAAGGTCATTCAGAGCATGAGTCTTTCTGTCAAACCCGGATGGTCATTGCGGTGCTATAAGGTTACGTCTACATACAGG AATGCCCATTCGCTGCTCAGTCTTGCTTTCTTCGTCAAATATGATGATTCAAAGGTCGTGTCAGAAAAACCAAGTCTTGTCTACGCTGGTGTGAGTGACAAATTT ATACATGCTGCTGATGTGGAAAACCTACTGCTAAACAAGAACTTGTTTGATAATGCCACTCTTCAAG AATGCATGACTGCATTAGAAAAGGTGGACTGTCAAGATGATCCGCAGTTTTCTTCAGTGGAGTTTAGAAAGTCTGCTCTGAAAAGCGTCTTTTATAAG GCTGTACTGAGCATTGGTGGTTCTCATTGCTCACCAGAAGTAATGTCGGGAGGAGAACTTCTGGCCAGACCAGATATATCTACAGGTCACCAGGAGTTCCCAACCGATCCATCACAATATCCAATGACTCAACCAGTTCCTAAACTGGATGCTCGCAAGCAGACCTCTGGTGAAGCTCAGTATGCTGGAGATCTTCCACACATGGCAGGACAACTTCACGCTGCTTTTGCCAAAACTACTGTAGCCTCTGCTACTATTGACAGTATTGATGTATCGGATGCTCTGAAGATGCCCGGTGTGGTGAG TGTGCTCACCAGCAAGGACATCCCAGGGGTTAACCGCATCCGTAATGAGGAGATCTTTTTGTGCGAGAAAGAAGTATTCTACTATGGTCAGCCTGTAGCTATAGTAGTTGCAG AAACGGAAGCTGAGGCAATGGCTGCCAGAGGCAGGGTCAAAGTTCAGTACTCTGGCCAGAAGACTCCAATACTCTCTATTGACCAGGCTATCAAAGCTAATTCATTCCACCCAGATCCATCAAATAATATTCTTACCAAGGGAAACACACAAG AGGCAATGAAGAACTCTGATATGGTAATATCTGGTAAGATAGAGACAGGTGAGCAGTACCCAATGCACCTAGAGTCTCAAACATGTCTCACTGACCCGAAAGAAGGCTTCTATATCCTCCACGCTGCCACTCAGGTGATGGGGGCCATGCAGACTGGCGTGGCAGCCCTGCTTGGCATCAAAAAGAATGA GGTGGAAGTCAGAGTTAGACGTGTAGGAGGTGGATTTGGAGCCAAGCAGGCAAGGTCATCATTTTCTGGTTATGCTACAGCATTGGCTGCTTACCACATTCAGCGGCCTGTGAGAATGCATCTAACGATAGAGGACAACATGGAGATGCTTGGCAGAAGAAATCCTTTGCGAATTGATTATCAG GTTGGAGTGAGGAAGAGAGATATGAAGCTCTTAGCTGTGATCAGTAACTTGTACGAGAACTGTGGGTTCTATACAACGGAGGCTATGGGCAGCTATTGTTTTCACTATGTGGACAGCG CCTACTATGTACCAAGCTGGAAATGTTCATTCCGGCAATGCAAGACAAATCAACCTAACCATTGCTACATCAGAGCTCCGG GCATCTTATCGGTGAACCACTTCACGGAGCAGATGTTGGCTGAAGTGGCGGTGCAGCTGGATGTCTCTCCAGAGCAGGTCAAGGAGGCTAACCTCTACCAATACGGACAAACCAACCCTTTTAATGTTCCTATCACTCCTTGTTACACGAGAGAGATCTGGACTAAGCTCAAGGAGACAACCCGGTTTGATGACCAGACTGTCGAAATTGCTAAATTCAATTTG GCCAACAGATGGAGGAAGAAAGCATTAAGCCTGATGCCACTTAAATATAGCCAGGGTTTCCCTGCCAACTGGGCCTTCCTTGTGCACGTCTCCATCAACCATGATGACGCCTCAGTAACAGTCATTCATGCAGGTGTAGAACTAGGGCAAGGGATAAACACCAAG GCAATACAAGTAGCTGCTCGTACCCTCGGAGTTCCTTTGGATATGGTGCGGGTTCATCCGCCTTCCACATCCTACAATACTAACTCCTCCCCCACAGCAGGATCTGTGTCTAGCGACTTCAACTGTCTG GCTGTTAAGAACGCTTGCGATATGCTTGTCGCTCGGATGGCTCCttacaaaaagaaaaagatgaCTTGGGAAGAGTTAGTGGCTGAGTGCCAGAAGAACCAAGTGGATCTTCACGCTACGTATCA GGTAACTAACAAAAATGCTGCTCCAGATGCTAAATTTGACTTTCAAGTATATGATGTGTTTGGAGCTGCCAGTGCTGAGGTGGAATTGGATGTTCTAACAGGAAATATAATCATCAATAGGATGGACATTCTCTATGATGCTGGTGCAAG CTATTCTCCAGAGATAGATGTTGGTCAAGTAGAAGGGGCTATAGTGATGGCACTTGGTCTATCTTTCCATGAAGAAATCAAATATTCAACCAAGACAGGACAACTCCTAACCAACAGCACTTGG TCGTACCATGTGCCCATGTGTCGGGACATCCCAGTAGACCTGAGGGTTTCACTCCTTTCACATCGACCAAACAAAGCTTTTGCTCTAAGGTCTAAAG